In Numenius arquata chromosome 3, bNumArq3.hap1.1, whole genome shotgun sequence, one genomic interval encodes:
- the CTLA4 gene encoding cytotoxic T-lymphocyte protein 4 — translation MLSILVTVGFLCTATAIAEVMEVTQPAIVLANRQGVASLVCKYKHIGNAKEIRVTLLKQTGDQFTEICASTYTTEFKMFSVEEVIQCHVSPSRNNVTLTLTGLQANDTGLYVCKMERMYPPPYFMNKGNGTHLYVIDPEPCPDTAIYLWVLGATASGFFLYSIIISAILVGKAIKRRRCLTTGVYVKMPSEKLEKKVIPFHITVN, via the exons ATGCTCTCAATACTGGTCACCGTGGGCTTTCTCTGCACAGCCACTGCCATTGCTGAAG TAATGGAAGTGACTCAACCAGCAATAGTACTGGCCAACAGGCAAGGAGTCGCCAGCTTGGTGTGTAAATACAAGCACATTGGGAATGCAAAGGAAATTCGAGTGACTCTGCTTAAACAGACAGGTGACCAGTTCACTGAAATTTGTGCTTCAACCTACACAACGGAGTTTAAAATGTTCAGTGTGGAAGAGGTCATTCAGTGCCATGTTAGCCCTAGCCGAAACAACGTGACCCTCACCCTCACTGGCCTGCAGGCCAATGATACAGGTCTTTACGTCTGCAAGATGGAGCGGATGTACCCTCCACCCTATTTTATGAACAAAGGAAATGGGACGCATCTCTATGTCATTG ATCCAGAACCTTGTCCAGACACTGCCATATATCTCTGGGTATTAGGAGCTACTGCCTCAGGATTTTTTCTTTACAGTATCATCATCTCAGCCATTCTTGTGGGCAAAGCG ATAAAGAGAAGACGATGTCTCACTACTGGGGTCTATGTGAAAATGCCTTCTGAAAAGCTAGAGAAAAAAGTTATTCCATTCCACATCACTGTTAactga